A stretch of Pelecanus crispus isolate bPelCri1 chromosome 3, bPelCri1.pri, whole genome shotgun sequence DNA encodes these proteins:
- the TRAF5 gene encoding TNF receptor-associated factor 5 isoform X2, which translates to MACDEPAALSGIFTRQNSASAVSLDFEPDADYKFVETLEDRYKCAYCHLVLRNPHQTGCGHRFCQQCILALRSSNAVPTCPVDKETIKMHEVFKDNCCKREVLNLHVFCKNIPDCNSKIILGRYQEHLQQCLFESVQCTNDGCCDQILRKDLKEHLSQHCKFREEMCQYCNKYVVLINIKNHEKNDCPDYPVPCLQNCSQIILKKEIEKHHAVCPEAEVDCPYKQYGCLVKVKRGKLAEHENGALREHMLQILDKNSRLEEQISDLYKSLECKEIKIQQLAEAIKKCEKEFRQFTQLFGKNSNLMVSTQALASHLDKSARLESQVKQLIQMTNQQQNKLDLRPLFETIENVKQKIALMETYDQRLVVLEGQSSKHDLQINIHKAQLNKNEERFKLLEGTCYNGKLIWKITDYKMKKKEAVEGRVLSIFSQPFYTSRCGYRLCARAYLNGDGSGKGTHVSLYFVVMRGEFDSLLLWPFKQKVTLMLLDQSGKKNHIVEIFRADPNSSSFKRPDGEMNIASGCPRFVPHTVLENTKNTYIRDDTLFLKVVVDLTDLEEL; encoded by the exons ATGGCCTGTGACGAACCCGCTGCTCTCTCGGGCATCTTCACACGCCAGAACTCCGCCAGTGCCGTCTCCCTGGACTTCGAGCCTGACGCAGACTACAAGTTTGTTGAAACCTTAGAAGACCGGTACAAGTGCGCCTACTGCCACCTTGTCCTTCGTAATCCCCACCAGACAGGATGCGGGCACCGATTTTGCCAGCAGTGCATTCTTGCTTTGAGGTCA TCGAATGCAGTACCCACCTGTCCTGTCgacaaagaaacaataaaaatgcatgAG GTATTCAAAGACAACTGCTGTAAAAGAGAAGTTCTCAACTTGCATGTGTTCTGCAAAAACATTCCTGACTGCAattcaaaaataattctggGACGATATCAG GAGCATCTTCAGCAGTGCTTGTTTGAAAGTGTGCAATGCACCAATGATGGATGTTGTGATCAAATTCTTCGGAAAGACTTGAAAGAGCATTTGAGCCAGCACTGTAAATTTCGAGAAGAAATGTGTCAGTATTGTAATAAATATGTGGTGTTAATTAACATAAAG aatcATGAGAAAAATGACTGTCCCGATTATCCTGTGCCTTGTCTCCAAAACTGTTCacaaataattctgaaaaaggAG ATTGAAAAGCACCACGCTGTGTGTCCTGAGGCCGAAGTGGACTGCCCGTATAAGCAGTACGGCTGCCTTGTAAAG GTTAAAAGAGGGAAACTTGCTGAACATGAAAACGGCGCCCTGAGGGAACACATGCTGCAGATTTTAGACAAGAACTCCCGGTTGGAAGAACAG ATCTCTGACCTGTATAAGAGCCTGGAATGTAAAGAGATTAAAATCCAGCAGCTAGCAGAGGCCATTAAAAAGTGTGAGAAAGAATTCAGACAGTTTACACAACTGTTTGGTAAAAATAGCAACTTGATGGTAAGCACACAG GCTCTGGCCAGTCACCTGGATAAGTCTGCACGCCTGGAATCACAAGTGAAACAGCTAATACAGATGACAaaccagcaacaaaacaaattagACTTGCGACCCCTGTTTGAGAcaatagaaaatgtaaaacagaaGATTGCCCTGATGGAGACATACGATCAGCGCTTGG TTGTTTTGGAAGGTCAGTCCAGCAAACACGATCTCCAGATCAATATTCACAAGGCGCAGctcaataaaaatgaagaacGATTTAAGCTTTTGGAAGGCACGTGCTACAATGGGAAATTAATCTGGAAAATCACGGACtacaagatgaagaaaaaagaggcTGTGGAAGGCCGTGTCCTCTCCATATTCAGCCAGCCCTTTTACACCAGCCGCTGCGGGTACAGGTTATGCGCGAGAGCCTACCTGAACGGCGATGGCTCAGGAAAGGGAACACATGTCTCTCTCTACTTCGTAGTGATGAGAGGGGAGTTTGACTCGCTGCTACTGTGGCCATTCAAGCAAAAAGTCACACTTATGCTTTTGGAccaaagtgggaaaaaaaatcacatcgTGGAAATCTTTAGAGCTGACCCCAATAGCAGCAGTTTCAAAAGGCCGGATGGAGAAATGAATATTGCCTCCGGATGTCCACGCTTCGTGCCACACACAGTCCTGGAGAACACAAAGAACACCTACATCAGAGATGACACCCTGTTTTTGAAAGTGGTTGTGGATTTAACCGATCTGGAGGAACTGTGA
- the TRAF5 gene encoding TNF receptor-associated factor 5 isoform X1, with protein sequence MACDEPAALSGIFTRQNSASAVSLDFEPDADYKFVETLEDRYKCAYCHLVLRNPHQTGCGHRFCQQCILALRESNAVPTCPVDKETIKMHEVFKDNCCKREVLNLHVFCKNIPDCNSKIILGRYQEHLQQCLFESVQCTNDGCCDQILRKDLKEHLSQHCKFREEMCQYCNKYVVLINIKNHEKNDCPDYPVPCLQNCSQIILKKEIEKHHAVCPEAEVDCPYKQYGCLVKVKRGKLAEHENGALREHMLQILDKNSRLEEQISDLYKSLECKEIKIQQLAEAIKKCEKEFRQFTQLFGKNSNLMVSTQALASHLDKSARLESQVKQLIQMTNQQQNKLDLRPLFETIENVKQKIALMETYDQRLVVLEGQSSKHDLQINIHKAQLNKNEERFKLLEGTCYNGKLIWKITDYKMKKKEAVEGRVLSIFSQPFYTSRCGYRLCARAYLNGDGSGKGTHVSLYFVVMRGEFDSLLLWPFKQKVTLMLLDQSGKKNHIVEIFRADPNSSSFKRPDGEMNIASGCPRFVPHTVLENTKNTYIRDDTLFLKVVVDLTDLEEL encoded by the exons ATGGCCTGTGACGAACCCGCTGCTCTCTCGGGCATCTTCACACGCCAGAACTCCGCCAGTGCCGTCTCCCTGGACTTCGAGCCTGACGCAGACTACAAGTTTGTTGAAACCTTAGAAGACCGGTACAAGTGCGCCTACTGCCACCTTGTCCTTCGTAATCCCCACCAGACAGGATGCGGGCACCGATTTTGCCAGCAGTGCATTCTTGCTTTGAG AGAGTCGAATGCAGTACCCACCTGTCCTGTCgacaaagaaacaataaaaatgcatgAG GTATTCAAAGACAACTGCTGTAAAAGAGAAGTTCTCAACTTGCATGTGTTCTGCAAAAACATTCCTGACTGCAattcaaaaataattctggGACGATATCAG GAGCATCTTCAGCAGTGCTTGTTTGAAAGTGTGCAATGCACCAATGATGGATGTTGTGATCAAATTCTTCGGAAAGACTTGAAAGAGCATTTGAGCCAGCACTGTAAATTTCGAGAAGAAATGTGTCAGTATTGTAATAAATATGTGGTGTTAATTAACATAAAG aatcATGAGAAAAATGACTGTCCCGATTATCCTGTGCCTTGTCTCCAAAACTGTTCacaaataattctgaaaaaggAG ATTGAAAAGCACCACGCTGTGTGTCCTGAGGCCGAAGTGGACTGCCCGTATAAGCAGTACGGCTGCCTTGTAAAG GTTAAAAGAGGGAAACTTGCTGAACATGAAAACGGCGCCCTGAGGGAACACATGCTGCAGATTTTAGACAAGAACTCCCGGTTGGAAGAACAG ATCTCTGACCTGTATAAGAGCCTGGAATGTAAAGAGATTAAAATCCAGCAGCTAGCAGAGGCCATTAAAAAGTGTGAGAAAGAATTCAGACAGTTTACACAACTGTTTGGTAAAAATAGCAACTTGATGGTAAGCACACAG GCTCTGGCCAGTCACCTGGATAAGTCTGCACGCCTGGAATCACAAGTGAAACAGCTAATACAGATGACAaaccagcaacaaaacaaattagACTTGCGACCCCTGTTTGAGAcaatagaaaatgtaaaacagaaGATTGCCCTGATGGAGACATACGATCAGCGCTTGG TTGTTTTGGAAGGTCAGTCCAGCAAACACGATCTCCAGATCAATATTCACAAGGCGCAGctcaataaaaatgaagaacGATTTAAGCTTTTGGAAGGCACGTGCTACAATGGGAAATTAATCTGGAAAATCACGGACtacaagatgaagaaaaaagaggcTGTGGAAGGCCGTGTCCTCTCCATATTCAGCCAGCCCTTTTACACCAGCCGCTGCGGGTACAGGTTATGCGCGAGAGCCTACCTGAACGGCGATGGCTCAGGAAAGGGAACACATGTCTCTCTCTACTTCGTAGTGATGAGAGGGGAGTTTGACTCGCTGCTACTGTGGCCATTCAAGCAAAAAGTCACACTTATGCTTTTGGAccaaagtgggaaaaaaaatcacatcgTGGAAATCTTTAGAGCTGACCCCAATAGCAGCAGTTTCAAAAGGCCGGATGGAGAAATGAATATTGCCTCCGGATGTCCACGCTTCGTGCCACACACAGTCCTGGAGAACACAAAGAACACCTACATCAGAGATGACACCCTGTTTTTGAAAGTGGTTGTGGATTTAACCGATCTGGAGGAACTGTGA